CGACGGCTGCACCGACCTTGCTGTGGGCAAGATCTGGAGCAAGAGCGAGGCGGGCCGTCAGGGCACCAAGATGAAGCTGACGGTGAGTGCGCAGGGTATCCGCATGGTGCACGCCGAGGAGCGCGCGCTGCGCCGCCCGGGCCACCTTTACCTGCTGCACCGCGTCACCTACTGCGTGGCGGACGCGCGGCTGCCCAAGGTCTTCGCCTGGGTGTACCGGCACGAGCTGAAGCACAAGGCCGTGATGCTGCGCTGCCACGCCGTGCTGGTGTCCAAGCCCGAAAAGGCGCAGGCCATGGCCCTGCTGCTCTACCAGACGTCGGCCAACGCGCTGGCGGAATTTAAACGCCTCAAGCGGCGGGACGACGCGCGTCACCAGCAGCAGGAGCTGGTGGGCGCCCACACCATCCCGCTAGTGCCGCTGCGCAAGCTGCTCCTGCACGGACCCTGCTGCTATAAACCGCCGGTGGAGCGCAGCCGCAGCGCGCCCAAGCTCGGCTCCATCACCGAGGACCTGCTCGGCGAacagcaggagcaggagctgcaggaggaagaggaagaggaagaggagcaaCCCGAGGGCTGCCCGGAGGAGGAGGAGAACCGTGCGGCAGAGGGAGAGCCAGCAGAGGAGACCGAGGCGCAGCGGGCGCTAGTGGTCGCCATGCACTTTGAGTGCGGGGACTTGTTGGACACCCTGGAGAATGGCCGTGGGGAGGCGCTAGGAGGCGGTGGGGGCTCCCTGGGTCCGGGGGCCGGGCCGCCGCCTCTGCTGCTGGGCAGCGCCTCCGACATGAAGGCTGAGCTGTCGCAACTTATTAGCGACCTGGGCGAGCTCAGCTTCGGCAACGACGTGCGCACCCTGCAGGCCGACTTGCGGGTGACGCGCCTGCTGTCGGGCGACAGCACCGGCAGCGAGAGCTCCATCGAGGGCGGGGGCCCTGACGCCACCTCCGCCACCGCCGGGGACTCGTCCGGCCAGGCCGACGGCGCCAGTGCAGACGAGTCCCACTCGGGCTGAGCTCTTCCGCGCGTCGCCGGCGCTCCACCGTGGCTATCCATCCGTGGTCCCGACAACCTCCCTGTCCCTTGCCCACCCCCAGGAAAGGGGAAATGGGGCATTTGGGGCCCGGACCTACACTTGGAGCCCAGGCCCAGCGTTCCCCCGACCGCTTCCCCCTACCTCCCGGTCCCCGCTCCCGCCCCAGCACTTTCGGTTCTGTCGCACGTGGGGATGCGGGGAGATGTGAGAGGGGAAAACCCcgccaggagggagagagaggcaacCCTCTGGGGTGCGGGTGAGGGAAGGTTGGCTGAAGTTCCTAGTCTCAGGCCGTAGGTGCCTGGCCAGTTTCCTGTTTGTGGGGCAGCTGGGGCCTGAGGAG
This window of the Nomascus leucogenys isolate Asia chromosome 11, Asia_NLE_v1, whole genome shotgun sequence genome carries:
- the FAM43A gene encoding protein FAM43A; protein product: MLPWKKHKFELLAEAPPRQASKPKGYAVSLHYSALSSLARACPEGALSRVGSMFRSKRKKLHITSEDPTYTVLYLGNATTIQARGDGCTDLAVGKIWSKSEAGRQGTKMKLTVSAQGIRMVHAEERALRRPGHLYLLHRVTYCVADARLPKVFAWVYRHELKHKAVMLRCHAVLVSKPEKAQAMALLLYQTSANALAEFKRLKRRDDARHQQQELVGAHTIPLVPLRKLLLHGPCCYKPPVERSRSAPKLGSITEDLLGEQQEQELQEEEEEEEEQPEGCPEEEENRAAEGEPAEETEAQRALVVAMHFECGDLLDTLENGRGEALGGGGGSLGPGAGPPPLLLGSASDMKAELSQLISDLGELSFGNDVRTLQADLRVTRLLSGDSTGSESSIEGGGPDATSATAGDSSGQADGASADESHSG